TTCCAGCTCATAGCGGACAAACTCCGCCAGTTCTTCTATGAGGACATTGAGGTCCCCTTCCCGGAAATCCATATTCATGGGACGAACCGCAAACAGAAAATCTACCACGATCCGGTTGAGGCGATCGATTTCTTCGTTTACCACACCAATATACTTATCCAGACTTGAAAAATATGAACGGGGATCCTGGCCCAATGCGTCTATACCGCTGGGATGGGCGTTGTAGTATATTTCCTTGTTCGCCTCCATGGCCTTCTGGATCAGCTGGATATGTATGGAAAGGGAGCCCAGGGGATTTTTGATTTCGTGGGCCACGCCGGCAGCCAGGGTGGTGAGGCTGGCAAGGTTTTCCGCCCGCCGGAGCTGGGCCTCCTTGATCCGTCTTTCGGTGATGTCCTCAATATAGATGAGGGAACCCGTAACCTGATGGTTCTTTACCAGGGGAAGAACGCTGATACTGAGCAGCCGGGAGACCCCTTGAACTAAAGTTCCGGGCACTGAAGTTCCGGGAACTTTAGTGCCATTGATCTCCACATCAAATTCCCGCTCTTCCACCCGGTCGCCGTTTTGCAGGGTAAGCTCAAAAAAATCTCGGATCTTCTCATCCCGTACCACCTGCCACAGGGGAACCTTCCCCTGCTCGAAAGAGCTGATTGGAAGCATCCGTTCGGCGTATTTATTGGCCAGTACCAGGTTGTTTTCCGTATCGCAGACCAGGATACCCTCGGTGATAGAATCCAGTACCGTTTCCAGGCGGTCTATTTCGGCGGCGGCGGAAAAAAGCAGATCCCGAACCTGCTCCCCGGTCATCTTATTGAGTTTTTGTAAGGCCCGCTTAATAAATTCTCTCATGGTATCTTCCCTAAAAATAACCATTCTTGGTGTTTTTTGCAATCCGTATTCACCCGGATTGCATTTTTATTTAACGTATAATATAGTAACTATAAGGAGCTGGATTATGGCGATTGCCTTCGATTCCGAATTACGCCTGCCGGCTTCCCGCGAAGGCCTTGATGCGGTAATAGATTGGGTTACGGAGAAAATGGATTATGAGCATTGCCCCCGGAAAATGCAGAATCATGTTGCGGTAGTCACGGAAGAATTGTTCGTAAATATTTGTGATTATGCCTACGGCGCTGGGGTAGGACAGGCGCTTATCCGGATTACTTTTAAGGATAACTCCCTGTATATGCAGTTTGAAGATTCCGGCATTCCCTTTAATCCCCTGGAACAGGGTGCTCCTGATACAAACGCCCGCATAGAGGATCGCCCGATTGGCGGACTCGGCATCCATATAGTAAGGAAATGGATGGATTCGGTTACATACGAAAGAATAGACGAGAAGAATATTCTTACCCTACGAAAATTAATTCCCAACAAGGAGCAGGGATAAAACCTGAATTTGGGCAATAAACATGGAAATATTAGAGCTTCAAAAAGGAACGAAACTTATTCTCACTATAAGAGGCAGGTTGGATGCCAATGAGGGGGATCTGTTACAAAAACGGTTCAAACAGATTAAAATGATGACCACCGATTTGACCCTTGATCTTTCAGAACTGAAATTTCTTTCCAGCGCGGGAATCCGGATAATCATTACTATTATGAAAGAAATGAACGCCAAGAAGGGCACATTCGCCATTAGTAAAATAAGCCCCGAGGTGCGGGAAATTTTTAATGTGGTCGGCCTTATAGACCTTTTTGTTCAGGATGAAAAATATGTCATTGTGGTAAAGGAAAAATCAGAAACAAAAGCGGTTTTAACCATGTCAGGCAATCCTGATCTGAAGTCCGGCCGGGACCTGAGCGACCATATAAAGGAATTGCAGGCCCAGGGGATCACAGAATTCGTACTTGATATGACCGGGATAGCTACCACAACCCCAAAATTTGAAGAAAAATTATTCGAAATTACACGGGAAATAGAGACAAAAAGCAAATTGACCGTGTTACGGCCCCCGGAACCGCCGCCAATAGTACCGGCATAAACAATTACTTATAGTAAATAGCCAGGGTGGTAATATCATCCGACTGTTCGGCGCCTGATACAAACCCGGCAATGTCATTCCGTATGGCAGTGTCAAATTCTTCGGGCAATAAATCGCGGTGTTTATTAGCGGATTCAAGGAAGCGGTCGTTGCCCCATTGTTCCTCAAGGGTATTCATAGCTTCGTTGACCCCATCGGTATACAGGTAAAGCCTGTCTCCGGAATGAAAGCCGATCTCGCAAAGCTGGTATTCCGAACCTTCCAGCATTCCCAGGGGAATACCTTTTTTAAGTTCCATAAAACGGTAGGGTTCGTTATTCTGCGAAATGAGCGGCCTGTTATGCCCCGCATTTGCATAGGTCATCTTTCCGGTTTCCAAATCAAGACATACAAGAAAAACGGTAACAAACATACTCAGGGTGTTATCCTCGCTGAGCTGATCATTCACCTCCCTAAGGGCGGAAGCCGGATCAAGGCCGCGGAGCATCTTTGCTTTAATAAGCGTTTTTGCGATCACCATAAATAAGGCAGCCGGAACACCCTTTCCGCTTACATCGGCGATTACAAATACCGCTTTGGTCTCTTCATCGTTCAGATAGAAAAAATCATAAAAATCGCCTCCAACCTGTTTCGCGGAGATCATCTTCGCAAACAGCGCAAGCCACTTATGGCTGGTAAATTTCGGAAATATTTTAGGCAGCATATCATTCTGGATTTCCGAGGCGATAGAAAGCTCGGCATTTACCCGTTCCTTTTCCGCAGTTATCCTGCTGATATTTTCTATGTGGGCTTTTATATCCCCGGTCATTTTATTAAAGGCATTGCCCAACTCTGCTATTTCATCATTCCCCTTTATGATAATTTTAGCGGCAAGGTCTCCGCTGCCGATACGCCGTACAGTTTCTGCAAGCCTGGCAATGGGCCTTGTCAGGGACAGGGCAAGGATATATGCGAAAATTCCTGCCAGGATAATTACCGGAATAAGCGATATGAAAAGTGCGATAATAGCATTTTGTTCCAGCCTTTTTACAAAGCTTATTTCAAAATCAAGTCCCAAAACGCCGGAAACGGCGCCGTCCTTAATAATAGGTACGTAAGCGGAAATGGCGTTTCCGTATTCATTGGCAACCGGTTTATCGGCAATTCGAAGCGTCCGCTCTTTATAGGCGATATCCATATCTTCCCCGATATAATCCGGATCATGCAGAATATCAATATCAATGGTATCCGGCGTCCAGTCCGAAGACAATAAAAACCGGTACTTATCCCCCACCTTTTCCATATAATAGATATACAGCATATTAAATGAAACGGCGATCTGATCAAGCTTTTCAATCCTGGCCCAAAAATCAGGAGACTGCTCCCTGGCCCCGCTTAAGAGATACTGCGTATCGGCCAATTCGGGCATCCGCTTTTGTACCAGCGCCGCCACTTCCGAGAGGGTTGTCCGATAACTATCTATTATATAATTCTGATAGCGGGAATACATCAAAATTCCGACGCCGAGGGAAACAATAATACCTAATCCGCTTATAAAAATGAAAAAACGCGTTTTCAGACTTTTCATTAATATGTTTCCATGAGACGGGGAGAGCCGTGACTGACCATACCCCGCTTGAGTTCAGAGGCGAGCCGGTCCAGGGCAAGGGCGGGGCTCAGGTTGTAGGTACCCACGGCGCTCTCCGCCTCCCGCACCGCAGCGCGCCATATATCCCGATAGGCAAGGGCGCCCGGGTCTCCTGCAACTTGCAACGAAGTTTCCCGCGCATTAAGACTTTCCCCAATCAGGGTGAGGAGGGACTGCAAAAATTGGCTGAACCGGCTGCGGAGCTCAAAATTGTCCGCGCCCTCCAAAACCTTGGATACCAGGGACTTTGTATCCTCCAGGGGCCGTCCAAGACCGGCGGCCTCCGCAATAGGGGCGGTGTATTTTCCCAGGCTTACCAAGGGGTCGTTCAGCGGCGCGCCGGATCGTTTTAGGGTAATCACCGATCCCATGGCAACCGAGGCGACGAAGAGGGCCCCCAGGGGATAGAGGGTTTCACCGGAAACCGGAAGGAAGGAATCAAGGTATAGGCTGATCGAATCCACCTGTTCCCGGGGATCCCGGAATATCTTGCGTAAAACCTGTGCCTCCACCGTTTTGTCCCGGGCGATAAAACGGTACGGCCGGACCCGGGATAAAATAGTGGGGAGCAGCGCCTCGTAATGGGCCGTGGAAAGCACAATGGTTACCCTTTCCGGGGGCTCTTCCAGTATTTTGAGCAGAGAATTACGGGCGCCATCCTGCATGTGGTCGGCGTTTTCAATAACCAGGAGTTTCCGTTTCCCCTGGGGCGCCAGGCGGCTCCACCACGCGGCCCGGCGTACTTGGGCTACAGAGATACGGTCGCCAATGCCCTCGGCTTCCAGTTTAAAACTGATTTTTAGAATCGAATCCACCGTTTTAGTGAGGGCCTCGGGATCTACGGCGTCTAATTCATCCAGATTCTCGTCCAGGGACTGAATAAGGGGATTTAGTTTTGATATTTTTGGATCGTCCTCCCACAGGACCGGGGAAAAACGGGCCAGGAGTTTGCGGACCGAACGGATAAACAGGAACCGTGTTGCCGGAACCGGGGGATCCCGCAAAAAAGCGGCGGCGGAGGCCGCAATCTCCGCAGAAAAGTTCCGGGGCCCCAGGAGGAGAAGATCCGGATGGGTAAGTTGGCGGTGGCGGGCGCAGGCCGGACAGGAACAGTTCCAGGCCCCTGTTTGTTCGCAGGAGAGGACACGCCCAAGCTCCAGGGCGGCGCTGCCCTTACCCGAAGCCTGGGGACCTGAAAACAGCATGGAAGGCGCCAGGATTCCCCCGCTGATATCCGATGAGAGCAGGCTTATTACCGGCTGGCCTAATACATTTTCAAACATTGTTTCCCGCCCCCAACACGGGCAGCCTCAATTCCCCCACCAGGGGCCCGAGGAACTTCGCAAAAAAACTATGCTCCAAAAGAGAGTCGGGGTTGAACAGGGGCTGTATGCCGATAACGAAGAGGATCAGGCTTACCAGAAGCAGCCCCTCCAATAGGCCAAAGACGAGCCCCAGGGCATGATCAAGCCCCGCTAGAAGATTAATCCGGGAGATAATATCCTGGATGATATGCTCCAGTATTTTGATAACAAGCAAAACGATTACCATGATGGCGACAAAGGCTATCAACTCCGGCAATACCGCCACATCCGAGAGAATCTTCGTTCGGACAAAGGCAGCTCCGGCTTGATAAAACAGCAGGGCCGCCAGAAGGCTCAGTACCACCGAGGCCATGGACATGATCTCCTTGATGAACCCCCGCAGGGCACAGCGGATGATCAGAATAAAAATAAGTACAATAAAGATGATGTCGATGATCGCCATGTTCATGTTTCTCCAGTAAGCGCCGAAAATATTTCCCGGGCGATCAGCGCCGCCCCGTCCCGGTTCCCCATACGCGCCGAAGAAGCGGCCATGGCGTTCCGCAGCTCCGCATTTTCCGCCAGCCCAGCCACGGCGCGGGCCAAGGCCGATGCGGTTTCCTTCAAATTCCCTGCGCCGCCGATTACCACCGCAGCGCCGGCCTTTTCGAAAACCCGGGCATTTTCCACCTGATCCCCCCGGGTACCCGAACCCCGGAGCGGTATGAGCGCCATGGGCTTCCCCGCAACAGCGGCTTCCCAGACCGTACCGGCGCCGCTGCGGCCCAGGATCAGTTCCGCTGCGGCCAATACCTGGGGCATATCCTCCCGGATATACGCGTAGGGAAGGTATCGTTCCGAAGCGGGTACATCCCAGCCCTGGTTGGGGCCGGTCTGGTGTACCACGGTATAATATTTGGTAAGGGCGGGCAAACATTCCCTGACCAGTTCGTTGATCTCCCGGGCGCCCTGGCTGCCCCCTAAAACCAGGAGTATCCGCTCATCAGGCCCAATCCCCAAGAAGGCCCTTCCCCGGGCGGCGTCGGCATTACGGAAGCCGGGCCGTACGGGATTACCGGCGGTCACCACCCTTTCCCGGAAAGCCGGGGCAAAAAAGGACGCCGTGTCCTCATAGGCGGTAAATATACGCCGGGCAAACCGGGCGTTAATCCGGGTAGCAAGCCCGGGGCTATAGTCCGACTCATGGGTAAACACCGGGATACCCAGGGAAGCTGCGGCGGCGCAGGGGGGAACGCTGACGAAGCCGCCCTTTGAAAAGAGCAAGGCGGGCTTCTCTTTTTTTAGTATACGCCGGGCCGCCCAAAACCCGGCGTTTATTTTCAGAATATCCGAAATGTTTTTGAGGGAAAAATACCGCCTGAGCTTTCCCGAAGGGACGCCGAAAAACTCAAACCCCGCCTCTTCTACAATGGACCGGTCCATTCCGGCGGCGGAGCCTATCCAGAAAATCCGGCAGGGTAGAAGTTCCTTCAAGGCCGCGGCCACAGCCAAACCGGGGTATATATGCCCACCGGTACCGCCCCCGGTAAAGGCTATAGGTATCATGAATAAAGTATACCCACTTTACCCCAAAGGAGCAACTAAGAACCGGAACCGCCTTGAAAAAGTATAAAATCATGGTATATTGGGTTAATGAATACCAAAACAACGCTTATCGAAGTTCCCTACGGTACGAAAAAGCTTTCCTGCACAGTTCCAATGGACCGCAGTGTCAGGGTACTCCGTCCCGCTCCGCCGGCGGAGGATGGAGCTTCGGAGATTGATATAATCAAACAGGCTCTGGCGGCGCCCATCGCTTCCCCTCCCCTTGCGGAACTTGCGAGGGGTAAGAAAAACATAGTTATCCTGACCAGCGATCATACCCGGCCTGTGCCGAGCAGCCTTACCCTGCCGGCCATGCTTGGGGAGATACGCCGCTTTTCTCCGGAAGCAAGGATCACCATCCTTATCGGTACGGGGTGTCACCGGGCGACAAGCCGGGAGGAGATGGAAAAAAAAATTCGGCGCCGAACTATGTAAAGGGGAAACCATTATAAACCACAATTCAGAAGACCCCTCTTCCCTGGTATCCCTGGGCCGGCTGCCCTCCGGGGGGGAACTGGTGATAAACCGCCTGGCCGCGGAGGCGGATCTCCTGGTGGCGGACGGCTTTATCGAGCCCCACCAGTTTGCGGGTTTCAGCGGCGGCCGTAAGAGCGTCCTGCCGGGTATCGCCAGCTTTACTACGGTACTTGCCAGCCATAACGCCGAATTTACGGTGCACCCCGCTTCCCGGCCGGGAAGCCTGGAGGGTAACCTGATCCACCAGGATATGCTCTACGCCGCACGGCAGGCGAAGCTGGCCTTTATCCTGAACGTAGCCCTTTCCCCGGCCAAGCGGGTTATCGCCGCCTTCGCGGGGGATATGGAAAAGGCCCACCTGGCGGGATGCGATTTTGTTTTGAAACACTGCGGGGTAAGGGCGCCGGCAACGCCGGTGGTGATCACCTCCAACGGAGGGTATCCCCTGGATCAGAATGTCTATCAGTCCACCAAGTCGATCATGCAGGCGGATCTGGTCTGCGAAAATGGGGGGGTTATCATCTCCGTTAATGAATGCAGGGATGGGCATGGGTCGGAATCCTTCTACCGTATTTTTAAGGAATCCCCGTCCCTGGATACGCTGCTGGGGGAAATTGAAAAACGGGGGCGGGAGGAAACGGTTCCGGACCAATGGGTAATTCAGCTAACCGCAATGATACTGCGGAAAAGGACGGTCATATTCGTGTCCGCCGTTACGCCGGATATTATTGAAGGCCTGCATATGCGCCATGCCGCAAGCCTGGAGGAAGCGCTGACCATGGCGGACAAGATTATAGGCAGGGAAAACAGCCCCATCACGGTGCTTCCGGACGCAGTATCCCTGGTGCTGCAGTAATTATTTTTCGGTCAGGGTTATGGCATCGTCCACGGGTTCCCCCAGGAGACTGTACTCTTCGATCCGTTCCAAATAAACCTTAGAAAGATAATCGTCCTCATCTATACGCAGGGCATTGTTGAAGTAGGTTTTTGCGGTCTCCCATTCTTTCATCGAAAATAGCCGGAGCCCCTTTTCGTAACAATCAAGGAGTTCCCGGTCAATGACCAAAGAAGCGGCCGCAGGGCCCTGGCAATCCGCCGCAGCCGGCTCGCCTGCAAAGGCGGCATATACCGCGTAGAGTCCCACGGGATTACTCTTTCCCTTTACCCTAACCGTATCAACTTTTCTGAATATAAATTGATCCCGGGCGGCTTCGTACATATTTTCCGATACTATGATTGGGTGGTGATACATTTTTGTAACCCCCTCAAGCCGGGAAGCGAGGTTTACATTATCGCCTATTACGGTATAGTCCATCCGGTCCTGGAAGCCGATATTCCCCACAACGCATTCACCGCTGTTAATACCAATGCCTACGGCAAAGCCCTTTTCAGGCAGGGTGAGCTGGGAGGTATCCACCTTCGACAGGGCTTTAATCATCCGCACCGCCGCGCGGATTGCACAGGCCTGGGCATTGGGCAGAGGCCGGGGAGCGCCGAATATGGCCATAATGGCATCGCCGATAAATTTATCGATATGCCTCCCTCGGCGATTATTTCGTTTCCCATGATGGAAAAGAAGGCGTTCAGAAAACCTACAAGATCCTGGGCGCTTGAGTTTTCGGATATCTTGGTGAAATTCCGTATGTCAAGAAAAAAAATCACCACATTTCTGGTTTCGCTCTGGATCGAAGTTCCCGCCGATTTATGGATAATTTCATCAATCACATCCGAGGGAACATAACGGGCAAAGGCTATCCGGGTTTTC
This Treponema primitia ZAS-1 DNA region includes the following protein-coding sequences:
- a CDS encoding DNA polymerase III subunit delta'; the protein is MFENVLGQPVISLLSSDISGGILAPSMLFSGPQASGKGSAALELGRVLSCEQTGAWNCSCPACARHRQLTHPDLLLLGPRNFSAEIAASAAAFLRDPPVPATRFLFIRSVRKLLARFSPVLWEDDPKISKLNPLIQSLDENLDELDAVDPEALTKTVDSILKISFKLEAEGIGDRISVAQVRRAAWWSRLAPQGKRKLLVIENADHMQDGARNSLLKILEEPPERVTIVLSTAHYEALLPTILSRVRPYRFIARDKTVEAQVLRKIFRDPREQVDSISLYLDSFLPVSGETLYPLGALFVASVAMGSVITLKRSGAPLNDPLVSLGKYTAPIAEAAGLGRPLEDTKSLVSKVLEGADNFELRSRFSQFLQSLLTLIGESLNARETSLQVAGDPGALAYRDIWRAAVREAESAVGTYNLSPALALDRLASELKRGMVSHGSPRLMETY
- a CDS encoding two-component system sensor histidine kinase NtrB, with the protein product MREFIKRALQKLNKMTGEQVRDLLFSAAAEIDRLETVLDSITEGILVCDTENNLVLANKYAERMLPISSFEQGKVPLWQVVRDEKIRDFFELTLQNGDRVEEREFDVEINGTKVPGTSVPGTLVQGVSRLLSISVLPLVKNHQVTGSLIYIEDITERRIKEAQLRRAENLASLTTLAAGVAHEIKNPLGSLSIHIQLIQKAMEANKEIYYNAHPSGIDALGQDPRSYFSSLDKYIGVVNEEIDRLNRIVVDFLFAVRPMNMDFREGDLNVLIEELAEFVRYELEESDIKCILELDKNLPRIGFDERYMKQALLNLIKNAQAAMDGGGKLTLKTEFLDGEIQILVSDTGIGIPDGNISKIFEPYFTTKETGSGLGLTLVFKIVREHRGEISVKSKEGEGTSFKITLPIPQKERKLITFEGGEE
- the murG gene encoding undecaprenyldiphospho-muramoylpentapeptide beta-N-acetylglucosaminyltransferase, with the translated sequence MIPIAFTGGGTGGHIYPGLAVAAALKELLPCRIFWIGSAAGMDRSIVEEAGFEFFGVPSGKLRRYFSLKNISDILKINAGFWAARRILKKEKPALLFSKGGFVSVPPCAAAASLGIPVFTHESDYSPGLATRINARFARRIFTAYEDTASFFAPAFRERVVTAGNPVRPGFRNADAARGRAFLGIGPDERILLVLGGSQGAREINELVRECLPALTKYYTVVHQTGPNQGWDVPASERYLPYAYIREDMPQVLAAAELILGRSGAGTVWEAAVAGKPMALIPLRGSGTRGDQVENARVFEKAGAAVVIGGAGNLKETASALARAVAGLAENAELRNAMAASSARMGNRDGAALIAREIFSALTGET
- a CDS encoding STAS domain-containing protein; translation: MEILELQKGTKLILTIRGRLDANEGDLLQKRFKQIKMMTTDLTLDLSELKFLSSAGIRIIITIMKEMNAKKGTFAISKISPEVREIFNVVGLIDLFVQDEKYVIVVKEKSETKAVLTMSGNPDLKSGRDLSDHIKELQAQGITEFVLDMTGIATTTPKFEEKLFEITREIETKSKLTVLRPPEPPPIVPA
- a CDS encoding CvpA family protein; translation: MNMAIIDIIFIVLIFILIIRCALRGFIKEIMSMASVVLSLLAALLFYQAGAAFVRTKILSDVAVLPELIAFVAIMVIVLLVIKILEHIIQDIISRINLLAGLDHALGLVFGLLEGLLLVSLILFVIGIQPLFNPDSLLEHSFFAKFLGPLVGELRLPVLGAGNNV
- the larA gene encoding nickel-dependent lactate racemase, which encodes MGRYAAFLRKQGSPSLSVRGVTGRQAGRRWKKKFGAELCKGETIINHNSEDPSSLVSLGRLPSGGELVINRLAAEADLLVADGFIEPHQFAGFSGGRKSVLPGIASFTTVLASHNAEFTVHPASRPGSLEGNLIHQDMLYAARQAKLAFILNVALSPAKRVIAAFAGDMEKAHLAGCDFVLKHCGVRAPATPVVITSNGGYPLDQNVYQSTKSIMQADLVCENGGVIISVNECRDGHGSESFYRIFKESPSLDTLLGEIEKRGREETVPDQWVIQLTAMILRKRTVIFVSAVTPDIIEGLHMRHAASLEEALTMADKIIGRENSPITVLPDAVSLVLQ
- a CDS encoding PP2C family protein-serine/threonine phosphatase; protein product: MKSLKTRFFIFISGLGIIVSLGVGILMYSRYQNYIIDSYRTTLSEVAALVQKRMPELADTQYLLSGAREQSPDFWARIEKLDQIAVSFNMLYIYYMEKVGDKYRFLLSSDWTPDTIDIDILHDPDYIGEDMDIAYKERTLRIADKPVANEYGNAISAYVPIIKDGAVSGVLGLDFEISFVKRLEQNAIIALFISLIPVIILAGIFAYILALSLTRPIARLAETVRRIGSGDLAAKIIIKGNDEIAELGNAFNKMTGDIKAHIENISRITAEKERVNAELSIASEIQNDMLPKIFPKFTSHKWLALFAKMISAKQVGGDFYDFFYLNDEETKAVFVIADVSGKGVPAALFMVIAKTLIKAKMLRGLDPASALREVNDQLSEDNTLSMFVTVFLVCLDLETGKMTYANAGHNRPLISQNNEPYRFMELKKGIPLGMLEGSEYQLCEIGFHSGDRLYLYTDGVNEAMNTLEEQWGNDRFLESANKHRDLLPEEFDTAIRNDIAGFVSGAEQSDDITTLAIYYK
- a CDS encoding adenylate/guanylate cyclase domain-containing protein, with product MAIFGAPRPLPNAQACAIRAAVRMIKALSKVDTSQLTLPEKGFAVGIGINSGECVVGNIGFQDRMDYTVIGDNVNLASRLEGVTKMYHHPIIVSENMYEAARDQFIFRKVDTVRVKGKSNPVGLYAVYAAFAGEPAAADCQGPAAASLVIDRELLDCYEKGLRLFSMKEWETAKTYFNNALRIDEDDYLSKVYLERIEEYSLLGEPVDDAITLTEK
- a CDS encoding ATP-binding protein is translated as MAIAFDSELRLPASREGLDAVIDWVTEKMDYEHCPRKMQNHVAVVTEELFVNICDYAYGAGVGQALIRITFKDNSLYMQFEDSGIPFNPLEQGAPDTNARIEDRPIGGLGIHIVRKWMDSVTYERIDEKNILTLRKLIPNKEQG
- a CDS encoding lactate racemase domain-containing protein, coding for MNTKTTLIEVPYGTKKLSCTVPMDRSVRVLRPAPPAEDGASEIDIIKQALAAPIASPPLAELARGKKNIVILTSDHTRPVPSSLTLPAMLGEIRRFSPEARITILIGTGCHRATSREEMEKKIRRRTM